One genomic window of Cercospora beticola chromosome 5, complete sequence includes the following:
- a CDS encoding uncharacterized protein (SMCOG1106:major facilitator transporter~antiSMASH:Cluster_16) — MADVDEKAIPRDIEAKDIESSKSHNEIDTSTRPYTGKGTIEDRKLVLKQDLRIIPLCAFIYLLCYLDRSNIGNAKVLNQESGNDLLTETNMTNHQYIIALMVFLIAYALFEVPSNYALKRLKPSNWIAFLMFSWGAITIGLGGTHNFASVTAVRFLLGVFEAGLFPGLVYYLTFWYRTEERSIRVALILASATLAGAFGGAIAYGVGHMNGTHGLSAWRWLFILEGIPSVISSFFVYFFLPDYPETTKWLSAEEKALAADRLRLEGSQGQSGHMTWADAKETLTDWRLYAHYAVYFGISTPFSSLSLFTPTITAGLGYDGLRAQLMTVPPYAVAYVVTVSVAASADYFNARGLHSSIFATIGAVGFLASAVLSPQAYSARYGCLIVAASGSFACIPPLLGWLSSNLFSTAAVGLAIAMNVSFGAPGQIAGVWIYKANEKADGYPTGHWTNAGLLFFVAAGCLALVLYYRMLNRRARMSGSERLYKY, encoded by the exons ATGGCGGACGTCGACGAGAAAGCCATCCCTCGTGACATCGAAGCAAAAGACATCGAATCCTCAAAATCACACAACGAAATCGATACATCAACAAGACCCTACACTGGCAAAGGCACGATAGAAGACCGCAAATTAGTCCTCAAACAAGACTTACGAATCATCCCACTATGCGCTTTCATCTATCTGCTATGCTACCTCGATCGCAG CAACATCGGAAACGCCAAAGTCCTCAACCAAGAATCCGGCAACGACCTCCTCACAGAAACAAACATGACAAATCACCAATACATTATAGCACTCATggtcttcctcatcgcttACGCACTCTTTGAAGTCCCATCAAATTACGCACTCAAAAGACTCAAACCCAGCAATTGGATTGCTTTTCTCATGTTCTCTTGGGGTGCTATAACAATAGGTCTAGGTGGAACACATAATTTCGCCTCCGTTACAGCGGTGCGATTTCTTCTTGGAGTTTTCGAAGCTGGACTGTTCCCTGGACTGGTATATTATCTGACATTCTGGTACCGCACTGAGGAGCGCTCGATACGCGTTGCGTTGATTCTGGCTTCTGCGACTCTGGCTGGGGCGTTTGGAGGGGCGATTGCTTATGGGGTGGGACATATGAATGGGACGCACGGGCTTTCGGCTTGGAGATGGTTGTTTATTCTGGAGGGGATTCCGTCGGTGATATCTTCGTTCTTCGTTTATTTCTTCCTGCCTGATTACCCGGAAACGACGAAGTGGCTGTCCGCTGAGGAGAAAGCCCTTGCTGCTGATCGGCTACGCCTGGAAGGCTCGCAGGGACAGAGCGGACATATGACCTGGGCCGACGCCAAGGAGACTCTTACGGACTGGAGATTGTATGCGCATTATGCGGTCTACTTTGGGATCAGTACACCGTTCTCATCTCTGTCGCTGTTTACACCTACCATCACAGCTGGACTAGGATACGATGGCCTGAGAGCTCAGCTCATGACAGTACCTCCCTATGCTGTTGCATATGTCGTGACAGTATCTgtcgcagcatctgcagATTATTTCAATGCTCGAGGCTTGCATTCATCGATTTTTGCCACGATCGGCGCCGTCGGATTCCTGGCATCTGCAGTCTTATCACCGCAAGCGTATTCTGCTAGGTATGGTTGTCTCATTGTTGCTGCCTCTGGAAGCTTCGCATGTATTCCGCCTCTACTTGGTTGGCTCAGTTCGAATCTGTTCAGCACGGCAGCTGTTGGGCTGGCAA TCGCGATGAACGTGTCTTTCGGAGCTCCAGGACAAATTGCCGGCGTGTGGATATACAAGGCCAACGAAAAAGCCGACGGCTACCCTACTGGACACTGGACCAACGCCGGCCTCTTGTTCTTCGTAGCAGCTGGCTGTCTGGCTCTAGTCTTGTATTATCGCATGCTCAATCGGCGAGCCAGAATGAGTGGTAGCGAGAGGCTGTACAAGTACTAG
- a CDS encoding uncharacterized protein (antiSMASH:Cluster_16), producing the protein MAVTNAFLTLFLLLRFATSQSPTPIVTATTTETVTEPGACNNFVGACVVYGTGHVPPYTTTVYAGSSSPADSTISTTTVTISRTSDATPDAASACADFTGACVVYGSAENPSYTTTTPSNGESNSEGTQQGNSDGYIAAEKGDNDGYIGEAVSVSMGVVVPLITFVLVNIGFVVWL; encoded by the coding sequence ATGGCTGTGACCAATGCCTTCCTCacgctcttcctccttcttcgattCGCAACTTCACAATCACCAACCCCGATAGTCACAGCGACGACAACAGAGACCGTCACCGAGCCTGGAGCTTGCAATAATTTCGTTGGAGCATGTGTGGTTTACGGCACCGGCCATGTCCCACCCTACACGACCACAGTCTACGCGGGATCGAGTTCTCCGGCAGATAGCACGATATCCACCACAACTGTAACAATATCAAGAACCTCAGACGCAACACCTGATGCTGCAAGCGCATGCGCAGACTTCACTGGAGCATGCGTTGTTTACGGCAGCGCCGAAAACCCGAGCTACACCACAACCACCCCCAGCAATGGAGAAAGCAATAGCGAGGGCACACAACAAGGGAATAGCGATGGATACATTGCGGCTGAGAAGGGAGACAACGACGGATACATTGGCGAAGCCGTCAGTGTGAGCATGGGAGTGGTGGTGCCCCTCATCACCTTTGTACTTGTGAATATTGGCTTCGTCGTGTGGTTGTAA
- a CDS encoding uncharacterized protein (antiSMASH:Cluster_16), whose protein sequence is MVNVGLRDLGLQERSNVAQQYRDATRSDRHAWRGGVLRRMPWVGLLALSLALLCIAGAVAILFFSDGRPIGSWKYSPSVYVSFAYTIANVLLQDAMSRGATINWWKRAIADGTNIGDLHRNWDYGSSALASLKAGRHFNFIAFVTLFLTITPLNGPLLQRSSEVEISKAVSNVDVSIQAAQRIDLPTGYMSGRLRVVPLLHEDFAPVFRAFESGRSIPANKTGCSGDGKCSGRLKAAGLSVNCSSYTVPFSVVPGDNCNSIDPEISQECINAQAGTFVYRSALSWVYDQPGRMNLDIQYKDNSDCEGVLMVQNRALQAATVEYPVIIDGNSSTISLDPKTTLYDDKVLHTNEYEDPGTQGPTELGGFAHALEETMSGYTHIRFAGTIGYEILSTGPVGTRFANMSEAVKKPAPLNQDLCSIYFNDPVPAFLEQARQLMFRTALTMTNTSDMQKVQLNQIRTMGVYRAQYAYLGAAVGLSLAAVIVILTMYNGFWLLGRKVSMSPIEIAKAFNADILKNEHPNAEVDELVKEVGSRAVMYGVTQASTSGYAPGGYEQNKDSGYIQVRSVNQGQELRLEMADPSKVQALVAS, encoded by the coding sequence ATGGTCAACGTCGGCCTCAGAGACCTGGGACTGCAAGAGCGCTCGAATGTCGCTCAACAGTACCGCGATGCAACTCGTTCTGACAGACATGCCTGGAGAGGCGGCGTCCTTCGACGCATGCCCTGGGTCGGGCTACTCGCCCTTTCCCTAGCACTTCTGTGTATTGCTGGAGCCGTggccatcctcttcttctcagACGGTAGACCAATCGGAAGCTGGAAATACTCACCTTCGGTCTATGTATCGTTCGCATATACCATCGCCAATGTCCTTCTTCAAGATGCAATGAGCCGAGGTGCTACGATAAATTGGTGGAAGAGAGCAATAGCAGACGGCACAAACATTGGAGATCTTCATCGCAATTGGGACTATGGAAGCTCGGCGCTCGCAAGTTTGAAGGCAGGGAGACACTTCAACTTCATCGCGTTCGTTACGCTTTTCCTGACTATTACGCCTCTCAATGGACCACTGCTTCAACGTTCGTCGGAAGTCGAGATCTCGAAAGCTGTATCCAATGTCGATGTCAGCATCCAGGCTGCGCAGAGGATTGATCTTCCGACTGGATACATGTCTGGCCGTCTCCGGGTTGTCCCACTGCTGCACGAGGACTTTGCGCCAGTGTTCCGAGCTTTCGAAAGCGGACGGAGCATACCTGCCAACAAGACTGGCTGCTCCGGTGATGGCAAGTGCAGTGGTCGCCTGAAAGCCGCTGGCTTATCTGTCAACTGTTCCTCTTACACTGTGCCATTCAGCGTAGTGCCCGGCGACAACTGCAACTCCATCGACCCAGAGATCAGCCAGGAATGCATCAATGCACAGGCCGGCACGTTTGTCTACCGGTCTGCTTTAAGCTGGGTCTACGACCAGCCAGGTCGCATGAATCTGGACATCCAGTACAAAGACAACTCTGATTGTGAGGGCGTGCTCATGGTTCAGAACCGCGCTCTGCAAGCTGCGACGGTAGAGTATCCTGTCATCATCGATGGCAATAGCTCGACCATCTCTCTTGACCCTAAAACAACTCTCTACGACGACAAAGTCTTGCACACCAACGAGTACGAGGATCCGGGAACTCAAGGCCCAACTGAGCTCGGAGGCTTCGCACACGCCCTCGAAGAGACGATGAGCGGCTACACCCACATCCGCTTTGCAGGTACAATCGGCTATGAAATTCTCTCGACTGGTCCAGTAGGTACCCGCTTCGCCAACATGTCCGAAGCAGTCAAGAAACCCGCTCCACTGAACCAAGATCTCTGCAGCATTTACTTCAATGATCCCGTCCCAGCTTTCCTCGAACAAGCTCGCCAGCTTATGTTCCGTACCGCCTTGACAATGACCAACACAAGCGATATGCAGAAAGTCCAACTCAACCAGATCCGCACCATGGGTGTCTACCGAGCGCAATACGCCTACCTCGGCGCTGCCGTGGGCCTGTCTCTCGCGGCGGTCATTGTGATCCTGACCATGTACAACGGTTTCTGGCTCTTGGGAAGGAAAGTCAGCATGTCGCCCATCGAAATCGCCAAAGCTTTCAATGCGGATATCCTGAAGAATGAACACCCGAATGCTGAGGTTGATGAGCTGGTCAAAGAAGTTGGATCAAGAGCCGTCATGTATGGTGTCACACAAGCTTCAACGTCGGGCTATGCGCCGGGCGGCTATGAACAGAATAAGGACAGCGGATACATCCAAGTCAGATCTGTGAATCAGGGACAAGAATTGAGGCTCGAAATGGCAGACCCTTCGAAGGTTCAGGCACTTGTGGCGAGTTAG
- a CDS encoding uncharacterized protein (antiSMASH:Cluster_16) produces MFFLAAVSSLLLASKTMATGLPSLPARTVLAADKLGAREWSPGPTHPPAFLPRRQSDELSPLCGYAEGDAAMAIQCTGGEFCGFNLTYNAFGCCSSVVAAEEQLLGECGYYTTCLDFEEPCDAACQANKDIYRCTESAFPKCVKYEFAIEGATLTNYGCADTVASPTEVLQVLSTTVAGGGAGASGAASSGSTGLDSLIENLLSIPSAIDAVPSQLPSGILTSAATTPTDSVSRSVTRTQGTADTSGGSSAQQTGESSSSQAEDSAATAVGPKAAAVAGALFYASIWALARVL; encoded by the exons ATGTTCTTCCTTGCTGCTGTCAGCTCGCTTCTACTGGCCTCGAAGACGATGGCTACCGGGCTCCCTTCGTTGCCAGCCCGGACAGTGCTTGCTGCAGACAAGCTCGGTGCACGAGAGTGGTCTCCAGGACCCACTCATCCTCCAGCCTTTCTGCCTCGTCGCCAGAGTGATGAGCTGTCCCCACTTTGCGGCTATGCGGAGGGCGATGCTG CGATGGCCATTCAATGCACCGGTGGCGAATTCTGCGGGTTCAATCTGACATACAATGCTTTCGGCTGCTGCTCGTCGGTTGTCGCCGCGGAAGAACAATTGCTGGGCGAATGCGGGTACTACACGACATGCCTGGATTTTGAGGAACCTTGCGATGCTGCATGTCAGGCCAACAAGGACATCTACCGATGCACTGAATCTGCATTCCCCAAGTGTGTCAAGTACGAGTTTGCTATCGAAGGAGCAACTCTTACCAACTATGGTTGCGCGGATACCGTTGCGAGCCCCACAGAGGTATTGCAAGTACTGAGCACCACGGTGGCAGGCGGAGGCGCAGGGGCGTCCGGTGCGGCGTCCAGTGGATCGACTGGCCTGGACTCACTTATCGAGAATCTGTTGTCAATCCCGTCTGCGATAGATGCGGTGCCCAGCCAGCTGCCATCGGGAATATTGACCTCTGCCGCGACGACACCAACGGACAGCGTGTCAAGGTCAGTCACCCGAACACAGGGGACAGCCGATACATCGGGTGGCAGTTCCGCTCAGCAGACTGGCgagtcttcctcttcacagGCTGAAGACAGCGCGGCAACTGCCGTGGGTCCAAAGGCGGCCGCTGTCGCTGGCGCGCTCTTCTATGCAAGCATCTGGGCGCTGGCGAGAGTATTGTAG
- a CDS encoding uncharacterized protein (antiSMASH:Cluster_16), with translation MAWVMSEYEPLTPVSLDGKDGDHKLESPLTRLPGDCTDIRKIREHLESFFAMNTELLNTRQYDKAVNIDGYDQDFMASMHNQKAEDLPGWVDHHRRGALEFPQSKVRILGMTSKVDPKRGLASLFTDMEITGRPPGVTIHSMTISEFKVCDGKWLCMKATGMRGNSMLV, from the coding sequence ATGGCGTGGGTCATGAGCGAATACGAGCCTTTGACGCCCGTGTCTCTGGACGGCAAAGATGGCGATCATAAACTGGAGAGTCCTCTCACACGCCTACCTGGAGACTGCACCGATATCCGCAAGATCCGTGAGCATCTAGAAagcttcttcgccatgaATACCGAGCTCCTCAACACGAGGCAATATGACAAAGCCGTTAACATAGATGGCTACGACCAAGACTTCATGGCTAGTATGCACAACCAAAAGGCAGAAGATTTGCCGGGCTGGGTCGACCACCATCGCCGAGGGGCACTGGAGTTCCCTCAGTCAAAAGTGCGAATACTGGGCATGACTTCGAAAGTCGATCCCAAGAGAGGACTGGCTTCGCTCTTCACGGACATGGAAATCACCGGCAGACCCCCAGGAGTCACCATACACTCGATGACTATTTCCGAATTCAAAGTCTGCGATGGCAAGTGGCTCTGCATGAAAGCGACTGGAATGAGAGGAAATTCAATGCTTGTGTGA
- a CDS encoding uncharacterized protein (antiSMASH:Cluster_16) has translation MVKALTFKGDKKPPKKRKREAKEGDDADTPSSKQLVSTQNAEADDDENWVSADAIDDVAGPVILVLHSEPVACIAVDQLGRVFTSKIENMIEGEPHSAEPHDVRQVWVSQKIVGMENSFTFKGHHGKYLGCDQYGILSSTREAVSPEETFKVTPAEGKPGQFEIETMRSTFLSVDGDKTPAEVRGDAEAAGETTSIRIRMQARFKPKHKTEKAEKVRSKITRKELEAEVGRRLDDDEVKKLKKARKEGNYHEAMLDVKVKGKHDKFA, from the coding sequence ATGGTGAAGGCGCTGACATTCAAGGGCGACAAGAAGCCgcccaagaagcgcaagagagAGGCAAAGGAGGGCGACGATGCCGACACACCTTCCTCCAAGCAGCTCGTGTCTACGCAGAATGCCgaagccgacgacgacgagaatTGGGTGTCTGCGGACGCCATCGACGACGTTGCCGGACCCGTGATCCTCGTGCTGCACTCCGAGCCAGTCGCATGCATCGCCGTCGACCAGCTCGGCCGAGTCTTCACGAGCAAGATCGAGAACATGATCGAGGGCGAGCCACATTCGGCGGAACCACACGATGTGCGACAGGTATGGGTCAGTCAGAAGATTGTGGGCATGGAGAACAGCTTCACATTCAAGGGTCATCACGGGAAATACTTGGGCTGCGACCAGTATGGTATTCTGTCATCGACTCGCGAAGCTGTGTCGCCAGAAGAGACGTTCAAAGTTACACCGGCAGAGGGCAAACCAGGACAATTTGAGATTGAGACGATGCGATCTACGTTCCTGTCTGTAGACGGCGACAAGACACCTGCCGAAGTTCGAGGCGATGCAGAGGCTGCGGGCGAGACAACGAGCATTCGCATCCGTATGCAAGCTCGCTTCAAACCAAAGCACAAGACAgagaaggcggagaaagTGCGCTCAAAAATTACTCGCAAAGAGCTGGAAGCTGAGGTGGGAAGACGattggacgatgatgaggtgaagaagctgaaaaAGGCGAGGAAAGAAGGCAATTATCATGAAGCTATGTTGGACGTGAAAGTCAAGGGCAAACATGACAAGTTCGCCTGA
- the SNF7 gene encoding ESCRT-III subunit protein snf7 (BUSCO:EOG09264W71), giving the protein MASWGWGNLFGGGAAAKKDAPKNAILRLRSTLEMLSKREKHLQNQMDEQDAIARKNVTSNKAIAKAALRRKKAFEHQLEQTSAQMMTVEREISSIETANINKETLDAMKGAQQAMKKIHGDLSIEKVDQTMEDLREQHAIGEEIADALTQGNSMQGVDEDELEDELAELQQEELDNKMLHTGNVPVSDQISRLPNQPTGEIKGKQQAVEDDEEEELRKLQAEMAM; this is encoded by the exons ATGGCTTCGTGGGGCTGGGGCAACCTCTTCGGAGGAGGTGCTGCAGCAAAGAAAGATGCCCCGAAGAATGCCATCCTGCGGCTACGAAGCACACTCGAGATGCTGTCCAAGCGGGAGAAGCACCTGCAAAACCAGATGGATGAGCAAGATGCGATAGCGCGAAAGAACGTGACCAGCAACAAAGCTA TCGCCAAAGCAGCCCTCCGACGAAAAAAAGCCTTCGAACACCAACTCGAACAAACCAGCGCCCAAATGATGACCGTCGAGCGCGAAATCTCCTCCATCGAAACCGCCAACATCAACAAAGAAACCCTCGACGCCATGAAGGGCGCCCAACAAGCCATGAAAAAAATCCACGGCGACCTCTCCATCGAAAAAGTCGATCAGACCATGGAAGACCTCCGAGAACAACACGCAATCGGCGAAGAAATCGCCGATGCCCTCACGCAAGGAAATTCGATGCAAGGcgtggatgaggatgaactCGAAGACGAGCTGGCAGAAttgcagcaggaagaacTGGATAATAAGATGTTGCATACAGGGAATGTGCCGGTTAGCGATCAGATATCGAGGTTGCCGAATCAGCCTACAGGGGAGATTAAAGGGAAACAGCAAGCtgttgaggatgatgaggaagaagagctgcgGAAGCTGCAGGCGGAGATGGCCATGTAA
- the UBC15 gene encoding Ubiquitin-conjugating enzyme E2 15 — protein sequence MASPANRSNTASPGGTSSAALILGKQYKQMQTDKDIPGISVGLVNSNIFEWEVMLMLSDEQDSLYGGGCFRARMSFPPDYPHNPPKLKFETPIFHPNVYQNGEVCISILHSPGEDQYGYENASERWSPVQTPETILLSVISMLGSPNDESPANIEAGKLWREDRKEFKKRVRRCVRDSMENAWD from the coding sequence ATGGCTTCGCCCGCCAATCGAAGCAACACCGCCTCGCCTGGCGGCACCTCCAGCGCAGCCCTCATCCTCGGCAAGCAATACAAACAAATGCAAACAGATAAAGACATACCCGGCATAAGCGTTGGCCTCGTAAATTCCAACATCTTCGAATGGGAAGTCATGCTCATGCTCTCCGACGAACAAGACTCCCTCTACGGCGGAGGCTGTTTCCGCGCTCGAATGTCTTTCCCACCCGATTACCCCCACAATCCACCGAAACTGAAATTCGAAACGCCGATTTTCCATCCGAACGTCTATCAGAATGGGGAGGTCTGTATCAGTATCTTGCATTCGCCGGGAGAGGATCAGTATGGATATGAGAATGCGAGTGAGAGGTGGAGTCCTGTACAAACGCCTGAGACGATTCTGTTGAGCGTTATCAGTATGTTGGGGAGTCCGAATGATGAGTCGCCGGCGAATATTGAGGCGGGGAAGTTGTGGAGGGAGGACCGCAAAGAGTTTAAGAAGAGGGTGAGGAGGTGCGTGAGGGATAGTATGGAGAATGCTTGGGATTGA
- the GPI8 gene encoding glycosylphosphatidylinositol anchor biosynthesis (BUSCO:EOG09262M0W~MEROPS:MER0002477), translating to MRLLELPTALLALLAALPEASATHTSNWAVLVSTSRFWFNYRHLANTLSLYRTVKRLGIPDSQIILMLPDDMACNPRNSFPGSVFNDKSRQLDLYDDQGSRDNKAGMGGIEVDYRGNEVTVENFIRLLTDRWPASHPTSKRLMTDDRSNILIYMTGHGGNEFLKFQDSEEISSFDLADAFEQMWEKKRYHELLFMIDTCQANTMYTAFYTPNIIATGSSEKDQSSYSHHADQDVGVAVIDRWTYYNLEFLETRLNSTSADVRLGELFDYYTFDRVHSDAGVRYDLFPGGEEAVRNKRILDFFGSVQGVETSGMNEAKADDWKRDLEALQKIMERQREEDLNYSKTEQGSEATVQAAADKAQEPVALNMAQAGEGWAKKAVGLASLLLVGGAWLAANVLTKS from the coding sequence ATGCGCCTCCTCGAGCTCCCTACGGCGCTGCTGGCGCTACTCGCCGCCCTCCCAGAAGCATCTGCCACTCACACCTCGAACTGGGCAGTGTTAGTGAGCACATCCCGCTTCTGGTTCAACTACCGCCATCTCGCGAATACGCTATCTCTATATCGTACTGTGAAACGCCTAGGGATACCCGATAGCCAGATCATCCTCATGTTACCCGACGACATGGCCTGCAATCCCCGCAACTCGTTTCCTGGCAGCGTCTTCAACGACAAGTCGCGACAACTAGACCTATACGATGACCAAGGTTCTCGCGACAATAAGGCAGGAATGGGAGGAATAGAGGTGGACTACAGAGGGAACGAGGTCACAGTGGAGAACTTCATTCGGCTGCTTACAGATCGCTGGCCGGCATCGCATCCCACGAGTAAACGACTCATGACCGACGACCGCTCGAATATCCTCATCTACATGACTGGACACGGCGGGAACGAGTTTCTGAAGTTTCAAGACAGCGAGGAGATCAGCAGCTTTGATCTTGCAGACGCGTTCGAGCAAATgtgggagaagaagagataccATGAACTGCTCTTCATGATTGATACGTGTCAGGCGAACACGATGTATACCGCTTTCTACACGCCGAATATAATTGCGACAGGGAGCAGTGAGAAAGATCAGAGCAGCTACAGTCATCATGCGGATCAGGATGTGGGCGTGGCAGTAATTGACAGGTGGACATATTACAATTTGGAGTTCTTGGAGACGCGATTAAACAGCACGAGTGCGGATGTGAGGCTTGGAGAACTTTTCGACTACTATACATTCGATCGAGTGCACAGCGACGCGGGTGTGAGATACGACCTATTTcctggaggagaggaggctgTGAGAAATAAACGCATATTGGACTTCTTCGGCAGCGTGCAAGGTGTAGAGACGAGTGGCATGAATGAAGCGAAGGCAGATGATTGGAAGAGAGACCTGGAAGCACTGCAAAAGATCATGGAGAGACAACGTGAGGAAGATCTGAACTACAGCAAGACGGAACAGGGCAGCGAGGCTACTGTGCAGGCCGCCGCGGACAAAGCTCAAGAACCGGTTGCGCTCAACATGGCGCAAGCTGGTGAAGGATGGGCCAAGAAGGCCGTAGGACTTGCATCTTTGCTGCTGGTGGGTGGTGCATGGTTGGCTGCCAATGTTCTGACAAAGAGCTGA